In the Topomyia yanbarensis strain Yona2022 chromosome 3, ASM3024719v1, whole genome shotgun sequence genome, one interval contains:
- the LOC131690764 gene encoding calaxin-like, producing MSLDSTLDPREEVRFLSKVNRLVRRLVKRTHFTTRELEACLLIYYKLVRDDETNQGLIVGRHQLDMVFDMAFGISDGVTVARIYNALDKGVTSHVTMEQWVLMLSLFLRGTIDEKIDHCFKVYDIGGEGVIRREHMLVLLKGSFVKEHEEDADEENKDLAEIILRKLDMDRDGAISRNDFREAVRKEPEFMECFGQALPDRAHVYAFSRTFLEKVPKF from the coding sequence atGTCACTCGATTCAACGCTAGACCCTAGAGAGGAAGTTCGTTTTCTGAGCAAGGTTAACCGTCTGGTACGGCGCCTGGTGAAGAGGACCCACTTTACGACCCGAGAACTGGAAGCGTGTCTGCTGATCTACTACAAGCTGGTGCGTGACGATGAAACCAACCAGGGACTGATCGTGGGGAGACACCAGCTGGACATGGTGTTCGACATGGCCTTTGGAATCTCCGACGGTGTCACGGTAGCACGAATCTATAACGCACTGGATAAGGGTGTTACGTCGCATGTCACAATGGAGCAGTGGGTGTTAATGTTATCGCTATTTCTGAGGGGAACCATCGACGAGAAGATCGATCATTGCTTCAAAGTTTACGATATTGGTGGTGAAGGTGTCATTCGGAGGGAACACATGCTGGTTCTACTGAAGGGTTCATTTGTCAAAGAGCACGAGGAGGACGCGGATGAAGAGAACAAGGATCTAGCGGAGATAATTCTGCGCAAATTGGACATGGATAGGGATGGTGCTATTTCGCGGAATGACTTTCGAGAAGCGGTGCGCAAAGAACCGGAATTTATGGAGTGTTTCGGTCAAGCACTGCCGGATCGTGCTCATGTGTACGCCTTCTCTCGGACATTCCTGGAAAAGGTGCCAAAATTTTAA